A region of Lycium barbarum isolate Lr01 chromosome 1, ASM1917538v2, whole genome shotgun sequence DNA encodes the following proteins:
- the LOC132644974 gene encoding mannosyl-oligosaccharide 1,2-alpha-mannosidase MNS1-like isoform X2 gives MEEISKLNEEVIQLQEMLEELKNGRSVSGEKMNFSRSGGDGGKKMDFADDPIDAQRREKVKDAMRHAWSSYEKYAWGHDELQPQTKNGVDSFGGLGATLIDSLDTLYIMGLDEQFRRAREWVANSLDFNKNYDASVFETTIRVVGGLLSAYDLSGDKLFLDKAKDIADRLLPAWNTPTGIPYNIINLLHGNPHNHRWTAGHSILADSASEQLEFIALSQRTGDLKYQQKVENVILEISRTFPNDGLLPIHISPEGETVVYSTITFGAMGDSFYEYLLKVWIQGNRTAAVGHYRKMWETSMKGLLSLVRRTSPSSFAYICEKVGDSLEDKMDELACFAPGMLALGSSGYGPDESQKFLSLAEELAWTCYNFYQSTPTKLAGENYFFYDGQDMTVGTSWNILRPETVESLFYLWRLTGNKTYQEWGWNIFQAFEKNSRIESGYVGLKDVNTGVQDNKMQSFFLAETLKYLYLLFSPSSVIPLDEWVFNTEAHPIKIVSRNDRAVSSGAGRSVGQQKSYRRARTRREGRFGNKYK, from the exons ATG GAAGAGATCTCTAAGTTGAATGAAGAAGTGATACAGTTGCAAGAGATG CTGGAAGAGTTGAAGAATGGTCGAAGTGTATCAGGTGAAAAGATGAATTTTAGTCGCAGTGGTGGTGATGGGGGCAAGAAAATGGATTTCGCAGATGATCCCATTGATGCTCAACGAAGAGAAAAAGTGAAAGATGCTATGCGTCATGCCTGGAGTTCATATGAAAAATATGCATGGGGCCACGATGAACTTCAG CCACAAACAAAGAATGGTGTTGACAGTTTTGGTGGTCTTGGTGCAACATTAATTGATTCTCTTGACACACTATATATCATGGGCTTGGATGAGCAGTTTCGGAGAGCTAGAGA GTGGGTTGCAAACTCCCTGGATTTCAACAAGAATTATGACGCCAGTGTTTTTGAGACTACCATAAG AGTTGTTGGTGGACTGCTTAGTGCGTATGACCTCTCTGGTGATAAGCTTTTCCTAGATAAGGCTAAAGATATTGCTGACAGACTGTTGCCTGCATGGAATACGCCCACTGGCATCCCTTACAACATTATCAATTTGTTACATGGGAATCCACATAATCATCGGTGGACTGCG GGTCATAGTATCCTGGCAGATTCTGCCTCTGAGCAGCTTGAATTTATTGCTCTTTCGCAAAGGACAGGAGACTTAAAGTATCAACAAAAG GTGGAGAATGTTATCTTAGAAATCAGTAGAACTTTCCCAAATGATGGTTTGCTGCCAATACACATTAGTCCAGAGGGAGAGACAGTTGTATACTCCACTATAACGTTTGGGGCCATGGGGGACAG CTTTTATGAATATTTACTCAAGGTCTGGATACAAGGAAACAGAACAGCTGCTGTGGGACACTACAG AAAAATGTGGGAGACATCAATGAAAGGTCTTTTAAGCTTGGTGCGAAGGACTTCCCCATCATCTTTTGCTTATATTTGTGAGAAGGTTGGAGATTCTTTAGAAGACAAG ATGGATGAACTTGCATGCTTTGCTCCAGGAATGTTAGCTTTAGGTTCGTCTGGTTATGGTCCTGACGAGTCTCAGAAGTTCTTATCGCTGGCAGAAGAG CTTGCTTGGACTTGCTATAACTTCTACCAGTCAACACCTACAAAATTGGCAGGAGAAAACTATTTCTTTTATGATGGCCAG GATATGACTGTGGGCACATCGTGGAACATACTAAGGCCAGAAACAGTCGAATCTCTGTTCTACCTCTGGCGTTTGACTGGAAACAAGACATACCAAGagtggggttggaacatatttcaaGCATTTGAAAAGAACTCGAGAATAGAATCTGGATATGTTGGACTTAAAGAT GTTAACACGGGTGTGCAAGACAATAAGATGCAGAGCTTTTTTCTCGCGGAGACTCTTAAATATCTCTATCTTCTTTTCTCACCCTCTTCAGTCATTCCCCTGGATGAGTGGGTTTTTAACACAGAAGCTCACCCCATAAAAATTGTGAGCCGGAATGATCGAGCTGTGAGTTCTGGAGCTGGAAGGTCAGTTGGACAGCAAAAATCATATAGGCGGGCGCGGACCAGGAGAGAAGGTCGATTTGGTAATAAGTATAAGTAG
- the LOC132644974 gene encoding mannosyl-oligosaccharide 1,2-alpha-mannosidase MNS1-like isoform X1, whose amino-acid sequence MGRSRSSASRWRYINPSYYLKRPKRLALLFIVIILATFFFWDRQTVLRDHQEEISKLNEEVIQLQEMLEELKNGRSVSGEKMNFSRSGGDGGKKMDFADDPIDAQRREKVKDAMRHAWSSYEKYAWGHDELQPQTKNGVDSFGGLGATLIDSLDTLYIMGLDEQFRRAREWVANSLDFNKNYDASVFETTIRVVGGLLSAYDLSGDKLFLDKAKDIADRLLPAWNTPTGIPYNIINLLHGNPHNHRWTAGHSILADSASEQLEFIALSQRTGDLKYQQKVENVILEISRTFPNDGLLPIHISPEGETVVYSTITFGAMGDSFYEYLLKVWIQGNRTAAVGHYRKMWETSMKGLLSLVRRTSPSSFAYICEKVGDSLEDKMDELACFAPGMLALGSSGYGPDESQKFLSLAEELAWTCYNFYQSTPTKLAGENYFFYDGQDMTVGTSWNILRPETVESLFYLWRLTGNKTYQEWGWNIFQAFEKNSRIESGYVGLKDVNTGVQDNKMQSFFLAETLKYLYLLFSPSSVIPLDEWVFNTEAHPIKIVSRNDRAVSSGAGRSVGQQKSYRRARTRREGRFGNKYK is encoded by the exons ATGGGGAGGAGTAGATCATCGGCAAGTAGGTGGAGATACATCAATCCATCTTACTATTTAAAACGACCAAAACGTCTTGCATTGCTTTTCATCGTTATCATATTGGCTACTTTCTTCTTTTGGGATCGACAAACTGTACTCCGTGATCACCAG GAAGAGATCTCTAAGTTGAATGAAGAAGTGATACAGTTGCAAGAGATG CTGGAAGAGTTGAAGAATGGTCGAAGTGTATCAGGTGAAAAGATGAATTTTAGTCGCAGTGGTGGTGATGGGGGCAAGAAAATGGATTTCGCAGATGATCCCATTGATGCTCAACGAAGAGAAAAAGTGAAAGATGCTATGCGTCATGCCTGGAGTTCATATGAAAAATATGCATGGGGCCACGATGAACTTCAG CCACAAACAAAGAATGGTGTTGACAGTTTTGGTGGTCTTGGTGCAACATTAATTGATTCTCTTGACACACTATATATCATGGGCTTGGATGAGCAGTTTCGGAGAGCTAGAGA GTGGGTTGCAAACTCCCTGGATTTCAACAAGAATTATGACGCCAGTGTTTTTGAGACTACCATAAG AGTTGTTGGTGGACTGCTTAGTGCGTATGACCTCTCTGGTGATAAGCTTTTCCTAGATAAGGCTAAAGATATTGCTGACAGACTGTTGCCTGCATGGAATACGCCCACTGGCATCCCTTACAACATTATCAATTTGTTACATGGGAATCCACATAATCATCGGTGGACTGCG GGTCATAGTATCCTGGCAGATTCTGCCTCTGAGCAGCTTGAATTTATTGCTCTTTCGCAAAGGACAGGAGACTTAAAGTATCAACAAAAG GTGGAGAATGTTATCTTAGAAATCAGTAGAACTTTCCCAAATGATGGTTTGCTGCCAATACACATTAGTCCAGAGGGAGAGACAGTTGTATACTCCACTATAACGTTTGGGGCCATGGGGGACAG CTTTTATGAATATTTACTCAAGGTCTGGATACAAGGAAACAGAACAGCTGCTGTGGGACACTACAG AAAAATGTGGGAGACATCAATGAAAGGTCTTTTAAGCTTGGTGCGAAGGACTTCCCCATCATCTTTTGCTTATATTTGTGAGAAGGTTGGAGATTCTTTAGAAGACAAG ATGGATGAACTTGCATGCTTTGCTCCAGGAATGTTAGCTTTAGGTTCGTCTGGTTATGGTCCTGACGAGTCTCAGAAGTTCTTATCGCTGGCAGAAGAG CTTGCTTGGACTTGCTATAACTTCTACCAGTCAACACCTACAAAATTGGCAGGAGAAAACTATTTCTTTTATGATGGCCAG GATATGACTGTGGGCACATCGTGGAACATACTAAGGCCAGAAACAGTCGAATCTCTGTTCTACCTCTGGCGTTTGACTGGAAACAAGACATACCAAGagtggggttggaacatatttcaaGCATTTGAAAAGAACTCGAGAATAGAATCTGGATATGTTGGACTTAAAGAT GTTAACACGGGTGTGCAAGACAATAAGATGCAGAGCTTTTTTCTCGCGGAGACTCTTAAATATCTCTATCTTCTTTTCTCACCCTCTTCAGTCATTCCCCTGGATGAGTGGGTTTTTAACACAGAAGCTCACCCCATAAAAATTGTGAGCCGGAATGATCGAGCTGTGAGTTCTGGAGCTGGAAGGTCAGTTGGACAGCAAAAATCATATAGGCGGGCGCGGACCAGGAGAGAAGGTCGATTTGGTAATAAGTATAAGTAG